A region from the Bubalus kerabau isolate K-KA32 ecotype Philippines breed swamp buffalo chromosome 23, PCC_UOA_SB_1v2, whole genome shotgun sequence genome encodes:
- the THUMPD1 gene encoding THUMP domain-containing protein 1 isoform X1, which translates to MAARIQQSPQPGGGKRKGKAQYVQAKRARRWDGGGPRQLEPGIQGILITCNMNERKCVEEAYSLLNEYGDDMYGPEKQFADKDQQPSGSEGEDDDVEAALKKEVGDIKASTEMRLRRFQSVESGANNVVFIRTLGIEPEKLVHHILQDIYKTKKKKTRVILRMLPISGTCKAFLEDMKKYAETFLEPWFKAPNKGTFQIVYKSRNNSHMNREEVIKELAGIVGSLNSENKVDLTNPQYTVVVEIIKAVCCLSVVKDYMLFRKYNLQEVVKSAKDLSQLNPKQAAQTGNGKEAKLESGDKSSQSDPAEGKNNQQVVPENSEELGPTESISETHVVNQGVAKPELASQVTEGSESNANDL; encoded by the exons ATGGCGGCCCGCATACAGCAGTCTCCTCAGCCTGGCGGCGGGAAGCGTAAAGGCAAGGCTCAGTATGTGCAGGCCAAGCGGGCTCGGCGCTGGGATGGCGGTGGGCCCCGTCAGCTGGAGCCCGGGATTCAGGGCATTCTCATCACCTGTAACATGAACGAGCGCAAGTGCGTGGAGGAGGCCTATAGCCTGCTCAACGAATACGGCGACGACATGTATGGACCAGAAAAG CAGTTTGCAGACAAGGATCAACAACCCTCTGGAAGTGAGGGAGAAGATGATGATGTGGAAGCTGCCTTGAAGAAAGAAGTTGGTGACATTAAGGCATCCACTGAGATGAGGCTAAGAAGATTCCAGTCAGTGGAGAGTGGAGCAAATAATGTAGTCTTCATCAGGACACTTGGGATAG aacctGAGAAATTGGTGCATCATATTCTCCAAGATATATACAAAACCAAGAAGAAGAAGACTCGGGTTATTCTACGAATGTTGCCCATCTCAGGCACATGCAAGGCTTTCTTAGAAGATATGAAAAAATATGCAGAAACATTTTTGGAACCATGGTTTAAAGCTCCaaacaaaggaacatttcagaTTGTATACAAATCTCGGAATAACAGTCATATGAATAGAGAAGAAGTTATCAAAGAATTGGCAG GAATAGTAGGCAGCctcaattcagaaaataaagtggATCTTACCAATCCACAGTACACAGTGGTAGTAGAAATCATTAAAGCTGTCTGTTGCCTGAGTGTTGTGAAAGATTACATGTTGTTCAGAAAATACAATCTCCAGGAGGTGGTCAAGAGTGCTAAGGACTTGTCACAGCTTAACCCAAAGCAGGCAGCACAAACAGGAAATGGGAAAGAAGCTAAATTGGAATCTGGTGACAAATCAAGTCAAAGTGACCCAGCAGAAGGGAAAAATAACCAACAAGTGGTACCAGAGAACAGTGAGGAGCTGGGTCCAACAGAATCAATATCTGAGACACATGTGGTGAATCAAGGGGTGGCTAAACCTGAACTTGCAAGTCAAGTCACAGAAGGATCTGAATCAAATGCAAATGATCTCTGA
- the THUMPD1 gene encoding THUMP domain-containing protein 1 isoform X2, with amino-acid sequence MAARIQQSPQPGGGKRKGKAQYVQAKRARRWDGGGPRQLEPGIQGILITCNMNERKCVEEAYSLLNEYGDDMYGPEKFADKDQQPSGSEGEDDDVEAALKKEVGDIKASTEMRLRRFQSVESGANNVVFIRTLGIEPEKLVHHILQDIYKTKKKKTRVILRMLPISGTCKAFLEDMKKYAETFLEPWFKAPNKGTFQIVYKSRNNSHMNREEVIKELAGIVGSLNSENKVDLTNPQYTVVVEIIKAVCCLSVVKDYMLFRKYNLQEVVKSAKDLSQLNPKQAAQTGNGKEAKLESGDKSSQSDPAEGKNNQQVVPENSEELGPTESISETHVVNQGVAKPELASQVTEGSESNANDL; translated from the exons ATGGCGGCCCGCATACAGCAGTCTCCTCAGCCTGGCGGCGGGAAGCGTAAAGGCAAGGCTCAGTATGTGCAGGCCAAGCGGGCTCGGCGCTGGGATGGCGGTGGGCCCCGTCAGCTGGAGCCCGGGATTCAGGGCATTCTCATCACCTGTAACATGAACGAGCGCAAGTGCGTGGAGGAGGCCTATAGCCTGCTCAACGAATACGGCGACGACATGTATGGACCAGAAAAG TTTGCAGACAAGGATCAACAACCCTCTGGAAGTGAGGGAGAAGATGATGATGTGGAAGCTGCCTTGAAGAAAGAAGTTGGTGACATTAAGGCATCCACTGAGATGAGGCTAAGAAGATTCCAGTCAGTGGAGAGTGGAGCAAATAATGTAGTCTTCATCAGGACACTTGGGATAG aacctGAGAAATTGGTGCATCATATTCTCCAAGATATATACAAAACCAAGAAGAAGAAGACTCGGGTTATTCTACGAATGTTGCCCATCTCAGGCACATGCAAGGCTTTCTTAGAAGATATGAAAAAATATGCAGAAACATTTTTGGAACCATGGTTTAAAGCTCCaaacaaaggaacatttcagaTTGTATACAAATCTCGGAATAACAGTCATATGAATAGAGAAGAAGTTATCAAAGAATTGGCAG GAATAGTAGGCAGCctcaattcagaaaataaagtggATCTTACCAATCCACAGTACACAGTGGTAGTAGAAATCATTAAAGCTGTCTGTTGCCTGAGTGTTGTGAAAGATTACATGTTGTTCAGAAAATACAATCTCCAGGAGGTGGTCAAGAGTGCTAAGGACTTGTCACAGCTTAACCCAAAGCAGGCAGCACAAACAGGAAATGGGAAAGAAGCTAAATTGGAATCTGGTGACAAATCAAGTCAAAGTGACCCAGCAGAAGGGAAAAATAACCAACAAGTGGTACCAGAGAACAGTGAGGAGCTGGGTCCAACAGAATCAATATCTGAGACACATGTGGTGAATCAAGGGGTGGCTAAACCTGAACTTGCAAGTCAAGTCACAGAAGGATCTGAATCAAATGCAAATGATCTCTGA
- the LOC129637279 gene encoding acyl-coenzyme A synthetase ACSM4, mitochondrial, translated as MKIFFRYQTFRFIWLTKPSGRRFHKSHQLGVPLTLADFEAINRCERSLPKNFNFAGDVLDQWSQKEKTGERPANPALWWVNGKGDEVKWSFGELGSLSRKAANVLTKPCGLERGDRVAVILPRIPEWWLINVACMRTGLVFMPGTTQLTAKDILYRLHASKAKCIVASEEVIPAVESIVSECPDLKTKLLVSPHSQDGWLSFPELLQTASAEHSCVETGSQEPMAIYFTSGTTGSPKMAQHSQSSLGIGYTLCGRYWLDLKSTDIIWNMSDTGWIKAAIGSVFSSWLQGACVFVHRMAQFDTDTFLDTLTTYPITTLCSAPTVYRMLVQKDLKRYKFKKLRHCLTGGEPLNPEVLEQWKVQTGLELYEGYGQTEVGIICANQKGQEIKPGSMGKGVLPYDVQIIDENGNILPPGKEGEIALRLTSTRPFCFFSEYVDNPEKTAATVRGNFYVTGDRGVMDSDGYFWFVGRADDVIISSGYRIGPFEVESALIEHPAVVESAVVSSPDPVRGEVVKAFVVLSAPFKSSNPEKLTLELQDHVKKSTAPYKYPRKVEFVKELPKTITGKIKRNVLRDHEWGRT; from the exons ATGAAGATTTTTTTCCGCTACCAGACATTCAGATTCATCTGGCTCACAAAGCCATCTGGCCGGCGCTTTCACAAAAGTCACCAGCTGGGGGTGCCTCTGACTCTTGCCGACTTTGAAGCCATAAATCGCTGTGAGAGATCATTGCCTAAGAACTTTAACTTTGCTGGGGATGTGCTGGACCAGTGGTCCCAAAAAGAGAAG ACAGGAGAGAGACCAGCCAACCCAGCCCTGTGGTGGGTGAATGGCAAAGGGGATGAGGTGAAATGGAGCTTTGGAGAACTGGGCTCCTTGTCCCGGAAGGCTGCCAATGTGCTCACCAAGCCCTGTGGTTTAGAGAGAGGAGACCGAGTGGCCGTGATTCTTCCCCGAATCCCAGAGTGGTGGCTCATAAACGTGGCTTGTATGAGAACAG GGCTTGTCTTCATGCCAGGAACAACCCAGCTGACAGCAAAAGACATCCTCTATCGGCTGCATGCATCTAAGGCCAAGTGCATTGTGGCCAGTGAGGAGGTGATCCCAGCAGTGGAGTCCATTGTGTCCGAGTGTCCAGACTTGAAGACCAAACTCCTGGTGTCTCCACACAGCCAGGATGGGTGGCTCAGCTTCCCAGAGTTACTTCA AACTGCCTCTGCAGAGCACAGTTGTGTGGAGACAGGAAGTCAAGAACCAATGGCCATTTATTTCACCAGTGGGACCACAGGTTCTCCCAAGATGGCCCAACACTCTCAGAGCAGCCTGGGAATTGGGTATACCCTCTGTGGAAG GTATTGGCTGGACCTGAAGTCCACAGATATCATATGGAACATGTCTGACACTGGCTGGATCAAGGCTGCCATTGGCAGTGTGTTTTCCTCCTGGCTTCAAGGAGCCTGTGTCTTTGTGCATCGGATGGCCCAGTTTGACACCGACACTTTCCTGGAT ACACTTACCACTTATCCCATCACGACCCTCTGCAGTGCTCCCACCGTCTACCGGATGCTTGTGCAAAAAGACCTTAAGAG ATATAAATTCAAGAAGCTGCGGCATTGCTTGACAGGAGGGGAGCCACTCAATCCAGAGGTACTGGAACAGTGGAAAGTGCAAACTGGATTGGAGCTGTATGAGGGCTACGGACAGACAGAAGTG GGAATAATTTGTGCCAATCAGAAAGGACAAGAAATTAAACCGGGctcaatggggaaaggagtactaCCCTACGATGTGCAG ATTATTGATGAAAATGGCAACATCCTACCACCTGGAAAAGAAGGGGAAATTGCCCTCAGGCTAACATCTACACGAcccttctgtttcttctctgaatATGTG GACAATCCAGAGAAAACTGCTGCCACCGTAAGAGGGAATTTTTACGTCACTGGAGACAGAGGAGTGATGGACAGTGATGGTTATTTCTGGTTTGTTGGCAGAGCTGATGATGTCATCATATCCTCTGG GTACCGTATTGGGCCATTTGAAGTGGAGAGTGCACTAATTGAGCACCCAGCGGTCGTTGAATCAGCTGTTGTCAGCAGTCCAGATCCAGTCAGAGGAGAG GTAGTGAAAGCTTTTGTTGTTTTATCTGCACCCTTTAAATCATCCAACCCAGAGAAATTAACTCTTGAACTTCAGGATCATGTAAAAAAATCAACTGCACCTTACAAGTATCCAAGAAAG GTGGAATTTGTTAAAGAACTCCCAAAGACAATCACTGGGAAAATCAAACGCAACGTTTTAAGAGACCATGAATGGGGTCGAACATAG